A region from the Arthrobacter gengyunqii genome encodes:
- the disA gene encoding DNA integrity scanning diadenylate cyclase DisA, giving the protein MARSPEDSLKATLARVAPGTELRDGLERILRGRTGALIVLGFDRTVDSICSGGFDIGIDFSPTRLRELAKMDGAIVCDKDAKTILRAAVQLVPDHTIETHESGTRHRTAERVAIETGFPVISVSQSMQIIQLYVGGLRHVLEGSEPVLARANQALATLERYRARLDQVTNSLSALEIEAMVTVRDVAVTLQRQEMVRRISEEISQYVLELGVDGRLLSLQLEELTAGLGPGSEMIVRDYADLQDGTQRPEDQVATLQNLSSSDMIDLSKIAAVVGFQPGQDSLEAVVQPRGYRLLSNIKSVPPAVSNRLVDHFGGLQNLMAANIDDLMTVDGIGEQRARTVREGLSRIAETSLLDRFM; this is encoded by the coding sequence GTGGCACGAAGTCCCGAAGATTCACTGAAAGCCACCCTTGCCAGGGTAGCCCCGGGAACGGAGCTCCGCGACGGCCTCGAACGCATCCTGCGCGGCCGCACCGGCGCCCTCATCGTCTTGGGCTTTGACCGCACCGTTGACTCCATCTGCTCCGGCGGATTCGACATCGGCATCGATTTTTCCCCCACCCGCCTGCGCGAGCTGGCCAAGATGGATGGCGCCATAGTCTGCGACAAGGACGCCAAGACCATTCTCCGGGCAGCAGTGCAGCTGGTCCCGGACCACACCATTGAGACCCATGAATCGGGCACCCGCCACCGCACCGCGGAGCGGGTGGCCATTGAGACCGGGTTCCCCGTCATCTCGGTCAGCCAGTCCATGCAGATCATCCAGCTTTACGTGGGCGGGCTGCGCCATGTTCTGGAGGGCTCCGAGCCGGTGCTGGCCCGCGCCAACCAGGCCCTGGCCACCCTGGAACGCTACCGTGCGCGCCTGGACCAGGTCACCAATTCCCTCTCCGCCCTGGAAATCGAAGCCATGGTCACGGTCCGGGATGTGGCAGTCACCCTGCAGCGCCAGGAAATGGTCCGCCGGATTTCCGAGGAAATCTCCCAGTATGTCCTCGAACTCGGCGTGGACGGCCGCCTGCTGTCCCTGCAGCTCGAGGAACTCACCGCCGGCCTGGGGCCGGGCAGTGAAATGATCGTCCGGGACTACGCGGACCTGCAGGACGGCACCCAGCGGCCCGAAGACCAGGTGGCCACGCTGCAGAACCTCAGCTCCTCCGACATGATCGACTTGAGCAAGATTGCCGCCGTCGTCGGCTTCCAGCCCGGCCAGGATTCACTCGAGGCCGTGGTGCAGCCGCGAGGTTACCGGCTGCTCAGCAACATCAAGTCAGTGCCGCCGGCGGTCTCCAACCGGCTGGTGGACCATTTCGGCGGCCTGCAGAACCTGATGGCCGCCAACATCGATGACCTGATGACGGTGGACGGCATCGGCGAGCAGCGTGCCCGGACAGTGCGCGAGGGGCTCTCCCGCATTGCGGAGACCAGCCTGCTCGACCGTTTTATGTAA
- the radA gene encoding DNA repair protein RadA: MATKTARAKTANYRCAECGWTTAKWVGRCGECQAWGTVEEAGEVIARTTAAATVARPAQRIADVDSTTAAYQPTGVDELDRVLGGGLVPGAVILLAGEPGVGKSTLLLDVAAKVGNLGRDVLYVTGEESTAQVKLRAERIGAVSDFLYLSAETDLGQALGQVEQVKPGLLIVDSVQTLSSSAVDGSAGGVSQVREVAASLIAAAKERNMTTLLVGHVTKDGSIAGPRLLEHLVDVVCQFDGDRHSRLRLLRAVKNRYGPTDEVGCFDLTEEGIVGLADPSGLFVSRTKEPVSGTCITVTLEGKRPLLAEVQALLAETSNSQARRATSGLDSSRVAMLLAVLQARASMNLAKDDSYVATVGGVKLSEPATDLAVALAVASAKMNKPLPAQLIAFGEVGLAGEVRPIPGIARRIQEAERLGFTHAVVPASPNGPVAVPAGFRVREVSTLTEALELLF; this comes from the coding sequence ATGGCCACCAAGACTGCCCGCGCAAAAACCGCCAACTACCGCTGTGCCGAGTGCGGCTGGACCACGGCCAAATGGGTGGGCCGCTGCGGCGAGTGCCAGGCCTGGGGCACCGTGGAGGAAGCCGGCGAGGTCATAGCCCGCACCACGGCGGCAGCCACTGTTGCCCGTCCCGCCCAGCGCATTGCCGACGTGGATTCCACCACGGCCGCCTATCAGCCCACGGGAGTGGATGAGCTGGACCGCGTCCTGGGCGGCGGACTTGTTCCGGGGGCCGTGATCCTGCTTGCCGGTGAGCCGGGTGTCGGAAAGTCCACGCTGCTGCTGGATGTGGCGGCCAAGGTGGGAAACCTCGGACGGGACGTCCTGTATGTCACCGGAGAGGAATCCACGGCACAGGTGAAGCTGCGGGCCGAGCGCATCGGAGCGGTATCGGATTTCCTGTACCTGAGCGCGGAAACCGATCTGGGCCAGGCACTGGGCCAGGTGGAACAGGTCAAGCCCGGACTGCTGATCGTCGATTCCGTGCAGACCCTGAGCAGTTCCGCCGTGGACGGCAGCGCCGGCGGCGTCAGCCAGGTCCGCGAGGTGGCAGCGTCCCTGATTGCCGCGGCCAAGGAACGGAACATGACCACGTTGCTGGTTGGACATGTCACCAAGGACGGGTCGATTGCCGGGCCGCGCCTGCTGGAACACCTCGTGGATGTGGTCTGCCAGTTCGACGGCGACCGCCACTCCCGCCTGAGGCTGCTGCGGGCGGTCAAGAACCGATACGGCCCCACTGACGAAGTGGGCTGCTTCGACCTCACCGAGGAAGGAATCGTGGGACTCGCGGATCCTTCCGGTCTGTTTGTCTCCCGCACCAAGGAACCGGTCTCAGGGACCTGCATCACCGTCACACTGGAAGGAAAGCGCCCGCTCCTGGCTGAGGTCCAGGCGTTGCTGGCCGAAACCAGCAACTCCCAGGCGAGGCGCGCCACCAGCGGACTGGATTCATCGCGGGTTGCCATGCTGCTTGCCGTGCTGCAGGCGCGGGCGTCCATGAACCTGGCCAAGGATGACAGTTATGTGGCCACCGTGGGCGGGGTCAAGCTCAGCGAACCGGCCACTGACCTTGCCGTGGCTCTTGCCGTGGCGTCCGCCAAGATGAACAAGCCCCTTCCCGCACAGCTGATTGCCTTTGGGGAAGTTGGCCTGGCCGGAGAAGTCCGGCCCATTCCCGGCATTGCCAGGCGCATCCAGGAAGCGGAGCGCCTCGGCTTCACGCACGCGGTGGTCCCGGCATCACCCAACGGTCCGGTGGCGGTTCCGGCCGGGTTCCGGGTCCGGGAGGTGTCCACTCTGACGGAGGCCCTCGAGCTCCTGTTCTAG
- a CDS encoding FUSC family protein, whose protein sequence is MPPRDRIAQSRGFLRNRVRVGLRRSRDSIIPALQMTICAVGAYGFAEYVLGHEGPLFAATAALISLGFSREPRTRRVLEVGIGCTLGISIGELLLHALGTGLWQAAVVLFISVMLARFLDRGVIFTTQLGLQSLLVVLLPAPDGGVFTRSADALVGGLFALLATMLAPRDPRREPKANVRDLLHELSAVLRQCAEAVAKSDSTIAWHALVRARNTQPQLDLLTRSVRDAREIARISPAYRRHLAELGDLRGSIGYLDLAVRNSRVFARRTTSVINHAALNDEAIERVTEVVNDTADAVDVLARALAGGESGGTRERHLRQARNELAAVGAQLNPGALGITNIQGDALLMLFRPLVVDLLESTGLTHEEAVRCLSAV, encoded by the coding sequence ATGCCCCCACGCGACCGCATTGCCCAAAGCCGGGGGTTCCTGCGCAACCGGGTCCGGGTCGGGCTGCGGCGCAGCCGCGATTCGATCATCCCCGCACTGCAGATGACCATCTGCGCCGTGGGTGCCTACGGCTTTGCCGAGTACGTCCTAGGCCATGAGGGGCCGCTCTTCGCCGCCACCGCCGCGCTCATTTCGCTGGGGTTTTCCCGCGAGCCGCGCACGCGGAGGGTGTTGGAGGTGGGCATCGGCTGCACCCTGGGCATCAGCATCGGCGAACTCCTGCTGCACGCGCTGGGCACCGGGCTGTGGCAGGCCGCCGTCGTCCTCTTTATCTCCGTCATGCTGGCCCGTTTCCTGGACCGCGGCGTCATTTTCACCACCCAGCTCGGCCTGCAGTCGCTGCTGGTGGTCCTGCTTCCCGCCCCGGACGGCGGCGTGTTCACGCGCAGCGCAGACGCCCTCGTGGGCGGATTGTTTGCTCTCCTGGCCACCATGCTCGCTCCCCGCGATCCCCGCCGGGAGCCGAAGGCCAATGTCCGCGACCTGCTGCATGAGCTCTCCGCAGTGCTGCGCCAGTGCGCGGAAGCCGTGGCCAAAAGTGACTCGACGATTGCCTGGCACGCCCTGGTCCGGGCGCGCAACACGCAGCCCCAGCTGGACCTGCTCACCCGCAGCGTGCGCGACGCCCGTGAGATCGCCCGGATATCCCCCGCCTACCGGCGACACCTGGCCGAACTCGGGGACCTGCGCGGTTCCATCGGCTATCTGGACCTGGCGGTGCGCAACAGCCGGGTCTTTGCGCGCCGCACGACGTCGGTCATCAACCATGCCGCCCTCAATGACGAGGCCATCGAGCGGGTTACGGAGGTGGTGAATGACACGGCCGACGCCGTCGACGTCCTCGCCCGCGCCTTGGCCGGCGGCGAGTCCGGGGGAACGCGGGAAAGGCACCTTCGCCAGGCACGCAACGAGCTGGCCGCCGTCGGCGCGCAGCTGAACCCCGGCGCCCTGGGCATCACCAATATCCAGGGTGACGCCCTGCTCATGCTCTTCCGGCCCCTGGTGGTGGACCTGCTTGAATCGACGGGCCTCACCCATGAGGAAGCAGTGCGCTGCCTCTCCGCGGTGTGA
- the pstS gene encoding phosphate ABC transporter substrate-binding protein PstS, protein MSVIRIIRSTALLSAAALALSACGSDSATAPASGNTPSSSSESTLTGTLSGSGASSQDSAMQAWIAGFTAANPNTAVQYSPDGSGAGRKALLAGGVQFAGSDAHLKDEEVEASIEACGPDGALHIPAYISPIAIAFNLDGVDELNLDADTIAGIFRGDISSWNDPAIAGQNEGIELPDTPITVVHRSDESGTTENFTEYLAAAAPAVWTTEASGEWPADLNGQENAQGTSGVVSAAGATDGAITYADASAVGSMGTVSVKVGGEYVPYSSEAAAKAVEASTPVTGEGRPAADMAMNLARDTTESGAYPVVLVSYHIYCTSYPDSETVDLVKAFGSYVVSEEGQAAATDAAGNAELSEPLRQKAEAAIASISVSK, encoded by the coding sequence GTGTCGGTAATTCGTATTATCCGTTCCACCGCCCTGCTGTCGGCCGCCGCGCTCGCCCTGTCGGCGTGCGGCAGCGACAGCGCAACCGCCCCCGCCAGCGGCAACACGCCGTCGTCCTCATCGGAAAGCACCCTCACGGGTACCCTTTCCGGATCCGGCGCCTCCTCCCAGGATTCAGCGATGCAAGCCTGGATCGCGGGGTTCACCGCTGCCAACCCGAATACCGCCGTGCAGTACTCTCCGGACGGATCAGGTGCCGGACGCAAGGCGCTGCTGGCCGGGGGCGTGCAGTTTGCGGGTTCGGACGCCCATCTGAAGGACGAGGAAGTGGAAGCTTCGATTGAGGCCTGCGGGCCCGACGGCGCGCTGCACATCCCTGCCTATATCTCGCCCATCGCCATCGCCTTCAACCTGGACGGCGTGGATGAACTCAACTTGGATGCCGACACGATTGCCGGCATTTTCCGCGGCGACATCAGCAGCTGGAACGATCCGGCCATCGCGGGCCAGAATGAGGGCATCGAGTTGCCCGATACGCCCATCACCGTTGTCCACCGCTCCGACGAGTCGGGAACCACCGAAAATTTCACCGAATACCTTGCGGCTGCGGCACCTGCGGTGTGGACCACGGAGGCAAGCGGTGAATGGCCGGCCGACCTGAACGGCCAGGAGAACGCGCAGGGCACCAGCGGCGTGGTGTCCGCTGCCGGTGCCACCGACGGCGCCATCACCTACGCCGACGCCTCCGCCGTCGGCAGCATGGGAACGGTCTCGGTAAAGGTTGGCGGAGAGTACGTCCCCTACAGTTCCGAGGCCGCCGCCAAAGCCGTGGAAGCCTCCACTCCGGTGACCGGCGAAGGCCGGCCCGCTGCAGACATGGCCATGAATTTGGCCCGCGACACCACCGAGTCCGGTGCCTATCCTGTGGTCCTGGTCTCGTACCACATTTACTGCACCAGTTACCCGGACTCTGAAACCGTTGACCTGGTGAAGGCCTTTGGCTCCTATGTCGTCAGCGAAGAGGGACAGGCTGCTGCAACGGATGCAGCAGGCAACGCGGAGCTTTCGGAGCCGCTTCGCCAGAAGGCCGAAGCGGCCATTGCGAGCATCAGCGTCTCGAAATAG
- the pstC gene encoding phosphate ABC transporter permease subunit PstC: MSSKSIEGTGGAGRAGDKVFSGITLLAGCLILLVLFSVAVFLLWQALPTFTADSADISGGEGFFTYIWPLVIGTVIAAAIALLIATPVGIGVALFISHYAPRRMAQGLGYLIDLLAAIPSVVYGAWGMMVLAPALVGPYTWLADNAGWIPIFSGPASQTGKTMLTAGIVLSVMVLPIITSLTREIFLQTPKLHEEAALAMGATRWEMVRMAVFPFARPGVISAVMLGLGRALGETMAVALVLSSGGLIASLIRPGNQTIAAEIALNFPEAYGLRLSELIAAGLVLFLITLAVNVIARWIISRHKEFSGAN, encoded by the coding sequence GTGTCCAGCAAGTCCATAGAAGGCACCGGTGGTGCCGGCCGTGCCGGAGACAAGGTGTTCTCCGGAATCACGCTCTTGGCCGGTTGCCTCATCCTTCTTGTCCTGTTTTCCGTGGCTGTGTTCCTGCTCTGGCAGGCGCTGCCCACCTTCACCGCGGATTCCGCCGACATCAGCGGCGGCGAGGGCTTCTTCACCTACATTTGGCCGCTGGTCATCGGAACGGTCATCGCTGCGGCCATTGCCCTGCTCATCGCGACGCCGGTGGGCATCGGCGTCGCGCTGTTTATCTCTCACTACGCGCCGCGCCGCATGGCGCAGGGCCTTGGCTACCTCATTGACCTGCTGGCGGCCATCCCGTCGGTGGTCTACGGCGCCTGGGGCATGATGGTGCTCGCTCCGGCCCTGGTTGGCCCCTACACCTGGCTGGCCGACAACGCCGGCTGGATCCCGATCTTCTCCGGTCCGGCCAGCCAGACCGGCAAGACCATGCTGACGGCGGGAATCGTCCTGTCCGTGATGGTGCTGCCGATCATCACCTCGCTGACCCGGGAAATCTTCCTGCAGACTCCGAAACTGCATGAGGAAGCAGCTCTGGCCATGGGCGCCACCCGCTGGGAAATGGTCCGCATGGCGGTCTTTCCCTTTGCCCGCCCGGGTGTCATCAGCGCCGTCATGCTGGGCCTGGGACGCGCCCTGGGTGAAACCATGGCCGTGGCCCTGGTGCTCTCCTCCGGCGGCCTGATTGCCAGCCTCATCCGCCCTGGCAACCAGACAATCGCTGCGGAAATTGCCCTGAACTTCCCCGAGGCGTACGGCCTGCGCCTGTCCGAGCTGATCGCCGCCGGCCTGGTGCTGTTCCTGATCACCCTGGCCGTGAACGTGATTGCGCGCTGGATCATCAGCCGCCATAAAGAATTCTCCGGAGCCAACTGA
- the pstA gene encoding phosphate ABC transporter permease PstA — translation MQTTPTLSRRPSTLTKNQLPPYAVWVVLGAAVILGAALSALIGFGIASFTIFTAVIFVIGATALTWAVEGRRRAVDRFATYLICGSFLLALVPLVSVIFTVLSKGLAGLSPDFLFTSMGGMTGAVDNNSAETGGPVLGGAYHGIVGTLLITLWATIISVPIGLLTAVYLVEYSNGGPLSRAITFFVDVMTGIPSIVAGLFAAAFFALVFGPGVRTGFVAAVALSVLMIPVVVRSTEEMLKIVPNELREAAYALGVRKWRTILKVVVPTAISGIASGVTLAIARVIGETAPLLVTAGFVNTINMNVFAGWMSTLPTYIYRQLMSPTSPTNTDPSTQRAWAAALLLIIMVMLLNLGARLIARMFAPKTGR, via the coding sequence ATGCAGACGACACCAACACTCAGCCGCCGCCCCTCGACACTGACCAAGAACCAGCTTCCGCCCTATGCGGTGTGGGTGGTTCTGGGAGCGGCAGTCATCCTCGGCGCGGCTTTGTCCGCCCTGATCGGTTTCGGCATCGCAAGCTTCACCATCTTCACCGCGGTAATTTTCGTCATCGGCGCTACCGCCCTGACCTGGGCTGTGGAGGGACGCCGACGAGCGGTTGACCGCTTTGCCACCTACCTGATCTGCGGCTCCTTCCTCCTGGCGCTGGTTCCCCTGGTGTCCGTGATCTTCACCGTCCTGTCCAAAGGCCTGGCAGGCCTGAGCCCGGACTTCCTGTTCACCTCCATGGGCGGAATGACCGGGGCCGTGGACAACAACAGCGCGGAGACGGGCGGCCCAGTGCTGGGCGGGGCGTACCACGGCATTGTGGGCACGCTGCTGATTACCCTGTGGGCCACGATCATTTCGGTGCCGATCGGCCTGCTGACCGCCGTCTACCTGGTGGAATACAGCAACGGCGGACCGCTGTCCCGGGCCATCACCTTCTTCGTGGACGTCATGACCGGCATCCCGTCGATCGTTGCGGGTCTCTTCGCTGCAGCCTTCTTCGCCCTGGTGTTCGGACCGGGGGTGCGCACCGGCTTTGTGGCCGCCGTCGCCCTCTCCGTCCTGATGATCCCCGTGGTGGTGCGCTCCACCGAGGAAATGCTCAAGATCGTGCCGAACGAGCTGCGGGAAGCCGCCTACGCGCTGGGCGTGCGCAAATGGCGCACCATCCTGAAGGTGGTGGTGCCGACGGCGATTTCGGGCATCGCCTCGGGTGTCACCCTGGCCATCGCACGCGTTATCGGCGAAACGGCGCCGCTGCTGGTCACCGCAGGTTTTGTGAACACGATCAACATGAACGTGTTTGCGGGCTGGATGAGCACCCTGCCCACCTACATTTACCGGCAGCTGATGAGCCCCACCTCGCCCACCAACACCGATCCGAGCACACAGCGTGCCTGGGCGGCGGCGCTGCTGCTGATCATCATGGTGATGCTGCTGAACCTGGGTGCCCGCCTGATCGCCCGGATGTTCGCGCCCAAGACCGGACGCTGA
- the pstB gene encoding phosphate ABC transporter ATP-binding protein PstB encodes MSKRIDVKDLNVYYGDFLAVENVNINIEARSVTAFIGPSGCGKSTFLRTLNRMHEVLPGARVEGEVLLDGENLYGSGVDPVTVRSHIGMVFQRPNPFPTMSIRDNVLAGVKLNNKRISKSDADDLVEKSLTGANLWKEVRDRLEKPGSGLSGGQQQRLCIARAIAVSPEVILMDEPCSALDPISTLAIEDLIEELKSDYTVVIVTHNMQQAARVSDKTAFFNIAGTGKPGKLIEYDDTTVIFNNPAQKATEDYVSGRFG; translated from the coding sequence ATGTCCAAGCGAATCGACGTCAAGGACCTCAACGTCTACTACGGCGACTTCCTGGCCGTAGAAAACGTCAACATCAACATTGAGGCGCGCTCGGTCACGGCGTTCATCGGCCCCTCGGGCTGCGGAAAGTCCACCTTCCTGCGGACGCTGAACCGCATGCATGAAGTTCTTCCGGGCGCCCGCGTGGAGGGTGAAGTCCTGCTGGACGGCGAGAACCTCTACGGCTCCGGCGTGGATCCCGTCACCGTGCGCAGCCACATCGGCATGGTGTTCCAGCGCCCCAACCCGTTCCCCACCATGTCCATCCGGGACAACGTCCTGGCCGGCGTGAAGCTGAACAACAAGCGCATCTCAAAGTCCGACGCCGATGACCTGGTGGAGAAGTCCCTCACCGGCGCCAACCTGTGGAAGGAAGTCCGGGACCGGCTGGAGAAGCCCGGCTCCGGCCTCTCCGGCGGCCAGCAGCAGCGCCTGTGCATTGCCCGGGCCATCGCAGTGTCCCCCGAGGTCATCCTCATGGACGAGCCCTGCTCGGCCCTGGACCCCATCTCCACCCTGGCCATCGAGGACCTGATCGAGGAGCTGAAGAGCGACTACACGGTGGTGATCGTGACCCACAACATGCAGCAGGCAGCCCGCGTCTCTGACAAGACAGCGTTCTTCAACATTGCCGGCACCGGCAAGCCGGGCAAGCTCATCGAGTACGACGACACCACGGTCATCTTCAACAACCCGGCCCAGAAGGCCACCGAGGATTACGTCTCCGGACGCTTCGGGTAA
- a CDS encoding inorganic phosphate transporter produces the protein MEPVLLAAVVLFAGAYAFINGFHDVSNSIATSVRTRALTPTVAVVLASVFNLTGALLSTALALVLADRFIQLPDGTPGLGILIAGLLAACGWGLWTWWRRMPSSSTHALVGGIVGSGAASTLVGGPNIAESYQVLLQQIVLPLLLSPVVAFVLAYLLVFPTTWLMRYSSPRRGDAGNRIAQSVFTSAFSLGHGMQDGQRTMAVIVLALVAAGYSGSAGIPLWVQVFSGAALAAGSLFGGWRISRTLSSRLVRIDPLRGMSATAVSSTMLFLGAVWLQIPLSSTQTMTSAIVGAGANQRFSTVRFIPLREVLATWLATAPVTALLGGILFLAISPML, from the coding sequence GTGGAGCCGGTTCTGCTGGCCGCCGTGGTGCTCTTCGCAGGTGCCTACGCCTTCATTAACGGCTTCCACGATGTTTCAAACTCCATTGCCACCTCGGTGCGCACCCGCGCGCTGACCCCCACGGTCGCCGTCGTCCTCGCCTCCGTCTTCAACTTGACCGGCGCCCTGCTGAGCACGGCGCTGGCCCTGGTCCTGGCAGATCGATTCATCCAACTCCCGGATGGAACACCGGGTCTGGGCATCCTGATTGCGGGCCTGCTCGCGGCCTGCGGCTGGGGACTGTGGACCTGGTGGCGGCGCATGCCTTCCTCCTCCACACACGCCCTCGTGGGCGGCATAGTCGGCTCGGGGGCCGCGTCCACCTTGGTGGGAGGCCCCAACATCGCCGAGTCCTATCAGGTGCTGCTGCAGCAGATTGTCCTGCCGCTGCTGCTCTCTCCCGTGGTTGCCTTTGTCCTGGCCTACCTGCTGGTTTTTCCCACTACCTGGCTCATGCGCTACAGCTCCCCGCGCCGCGGAGACGCCGGAAACCGGATCGCCCAGTCAGTGTTCACGTCGGCGTTTTCGCTGGGCCACGGCATGCAGGACGGGCAGCGGACCATGGCCGTGATTGTCCTGGCACTGGTGGCTGCCGGATACTCCGGCAGCGCAGGCATCCCGCTCTGGGTACAGGTTTTCTCCGGCGCCGCGCTGGCCGCGGGAAGCCTCTTCGGCGGCTGGCGGATCAGCCGCACGCTCAGCAGCCGCCTGGTGCGCATTGACCCGCTGCGCGGCATGAGCGCGACGGCGGTCAGCTCCACCATGCTCTTCCTGGGCGCCGTGTGGCTGCAGATCCCGCTCTCCAGCACTCAGACCATGACCTCGGCCATTGTGGGCGCCGGCGCGAACCAGCGTTTTTCCACCGTCCGCTTCATTCCGCTGCGGGAAGTCCTGGCCACGTGGCTTGCCACGGCTCCGGTGACAGCCCTGCTGGGCGGCATCCTCTTCCTGGCGATCAGCCCGATGCTCTGA
- a CDS encoding DUF47 domain-containing protein, giving the protein MRLRLFPQENAGLELLSQMGAVLVRGAGTLSEVLGAESADYERLSEHMHQLEAEATDLHFALMTQMRSSFINPLPREDLYDLSLTLMSATENLDAAAEIISLYRLTGISRRAAEQLEVIGRQAELTAGAMRRLASLEDLDDYWIEMLRLSKRSERTHRIWVSELLRDHKPLMYARHRDLADQLAGTTSSLRRCATAVGGILVRES; this is encoded by the coding sequence GTGAGGCTGCGGCTGTTTCCCCAGGAAAACGCCGGGCTCGAGCTCCTTTCCCAAATGGGGGCCGTGCTTGTGCGCGGCGCGGGGACGCTGTCGGAGGTCCTCGGTGCCGAATCGGCCGATTATGAACGGCTCTCCGAGCACATGCATCAGCTGGAGGCGGAAGCCACGGACCTGCATTTCGCGCTCATGACGCAGATGAGGTCAAGCTTCATCAATCCGCTCCCCCGCGAGGACCTCTACGACCTTTCCCTCACACTGATGTCAGCGACGGAAAACCTCGACGCCGCCGCGGAGATCATCTCGCTGTACCGGCTGACCGGGATCTCCAGGCGTGCCGCCGAACAGCTTGAAGTCATTGGCCGGCAGGCCGAGCTGACGGCAGGCGCCATGCGCCGCCTGGCGTCGCTGGAAGACCTCGACGACTACTGGATCGAGATGCTGCGCCTGTCCAAGCGCTCCGAGCGGACCCACCGCATCTGGGTGTCCGAACTCCTGCGTGACCACAAGCCGCTCATGTATGCCCGGCACCGGGACCTCGCGGACCAGCTGGCCGGAACCACCTCATCGCTGCGCCGGTGTGCCACCGCCGTGGGCGGCATTCTGGTCCGGGAATCCTAG